In Hermetia illucens chromosome 5, iHerIll2.2.curated.20191125, whole genome shotgun sequence, a single window of DNA contains:
- the LOC119657679 gene encoding probable tRNA(His) guanylyltransferase isoform X2, whose protein sequence is MANSRYEYVKGFELDDRILPNIWVVVRIDGKGFHKFAKAHDFEKPNDVNALNLMNHAAVTVMEEFRDIVLSYGQSDEYSFIFRREADVYKRRAAKILSYVTSLFTSSYVYNWNVWFPNKKLEYAPSFDGRIVLYPTDQNLRDYLSWRQADVHINNLYNTVFWNLVLKGGMTNQQAENELRGTFSADKNEILFSKFGINYNTIDPMFRKGTILLRKRTQIPNLPNVKRQLIIPLYEDMIRDKFWKEHAEILGKYLPGDHEYEKNEDNDSNKLPELVIRQLEKLNYRTDSNKSVQVAK, encoded by the exons GGTTGTTGTTCGCATCGATGGTAAAGGTTTCCATAAATTTGCTAAGGCTCATGATTTCGAAAAACCAAACGATGTAAATG CACTTAATCTTATGAATCATGCAGCCGTTACGGTGATGGAAGAATTCCGTGATATTGTCCTCAGTTACGGACAAAGCGACGAATATTCATTTATATTCCGTCGAGAAGCTGATGTTTACAAGCGGCGTGCCGCGAAAATACTATCGTATGTTACGAGCCTTTTCACATCTTCGTACGTATACAACTGGAACGTTTGGTTCCCCAACAAGAAGCTTGAATACGCCCCAAGTTTCGATGGACGCATTGTTCTCTACCCAACAGACCAAAATCTTCGCGACTATCTCAGTTGGCGACAGGCCGACGTACACATAAACAACCTCTATAACACGGTATTTTGGAATCTAGTTTTGAAAGGTGGTATGACGAATCAGCAAGCCGAGAATGAATTGCGGGGCACATTCTCGGCAGACAAGAATGAGATACTCTTTTCGAAGTTCGGCATTAATTACAACACAATCGATCCAATGTTTCGAAAGGGGACGATTTTACTAAGGAAGCGCACACAAATTCCGAATTTACCAAACGTGAAGCGACAACTAATTATTCCACTGTACGAAGACATGATACGAGATAAGTTTTGGAAAGAGCATGCTGAAATATTAGGGAAATATTTACCTGGAGACCACGAATATGAGAAAAATGAGGACAATGATAGTAACAAACTACCTGAGCTAGTTATTAGGCAATTAGAAAAGTTGAATTATAGAACTGATTCTAATAAAAGTGTACAAGTAGCAAAATAA